From the Ipomoea triloba cultivar NCNSP0323 chromosome 8, ASM357664v1 genome, the window TTAGTGATGGTGCCATTATTCCGCCGACACCTGCGTACCGTAAGGCCTTTACCACACCCCGGCAAGATGTGGGCTAGGGTACCTCTTAACCGTAGGTACAACGTTAAGGATGGTGCCATTATTCCGCCGGCACCTGCGTACCGTGTAATGCCTTTACCACCCCCGGCAAGGTGTGGGCTAGATACCTCTTAACCGCAGGTATAACGTTACGGGTGGTGCCATTATTCCGCCAACACCTGCGTACCAGAACGCCTTTACCACAACTCCGGCATATTGTGGGCTAGGTACATTTTCATAGGCAAGCACGGCAATAAACCCACACAACACTTAAACCTCTCGtaatccttcttttttttttttccaacactTTTTCCCCTCATCTctcatgcatttttttttcctcgcacttatataaatatatatatatatatatatatatatatatatatatatatatatatatatatattttccaaagAATACCGAACCCACGCACAGGAACATCAAAACAAGCGAGTCAAACATTACAAACCAAACATCAACACTATCTACTTCCAACCATCCGGGTAAAGTCTATGTATCACTTGGTAGACATTCTTAGTGATCATGGCTGCAGTTTGGTCCACATTGGCGATCTTCCCATCAAAATATTGAGCATTCCTTGTTCGCCATATATGGTAGATCGCACAACACGTGACAAGGGCCCCAACTTTGGACCGACGCCGGGAGTCTCGCGAATCCTTGTGATGCCACTTGATGGCACCTTTGATGGAGTTCGTGCACCTTGTAATTCCCACAGCTTCCCGGGCCTTCTCCCACACTTGCTTTGTGAACGGGCACAAGAAGAACAGATGATTGACACTCTCGTTAACGCCCCCACATAGAGCACACTGCTTCTCAATCTCTATGAAGTTTATCGTGTCTTTGGTGGGGAGTCTTCCGTGCAAGCATAGCCACGTGCAAAAGGCAAACTTCGGGGGGATGTAATCTCTCCATATGTACCGCATGGCGAAGGATTTCTGGCCCTTAGTGCGCAGCACCTCATAGGCTTTGGCCGTGTCAAGTCCTCTCGGTCCCACCCATGTTGCCATCCTGGAGATACATCCCTGTCTTCCACTTAGCTTCTCCATCAACAGATCCCGGGTTTTAGCGAGACTTCTCATGAGGGCCGATTCATTCCTACCCGGGATCCAAGTCCAAAAATCCTTGCCTTTAAGATAGAAGTCGTGAACCCATCGGATCCACAACGTCTCTTTTCGAGCATGGATGTTCCAGACCATCTTAGCCAAGAACGCATGATTCCAGGCTCTCAGGTTCCGCAGCCCAAGCCCGCCCTCCTCTTTCGGCTTGCAAATAGCATCCCAAGACACAAGGGCCCTCTTGCCTCCCCACAAGAATTGCCTACATAAAGAGATTATGTGTTCAATTACCGTGGGGGGGATCGGGAACTCCTGCATCCAGAAGGCAAGCACTCCTTGTATAACCGAGCTCAGCAACTCTAGTTTACCTGCATGAGACAAAGTAGCACCTTTCCACAAAGCAATATATTTGTTAACAGAATCAACGAGGGGTGAGTAGTTCGTCACTTTCAGCTTCTGGGCATCCAAGGGCACCCCCAAGTACCTGACCGGGAGAGACCCTTCGGGGATCCTTGTGAAACTAAGATCCTCCTGGACTCCAGCACTGAAGATGTTAGACTTATTGGCATTGATAGCCAAGCCTGACGTTCTTTCAAGCTCGTTCAGAGCTTTCATGAGAACGTCCACCGAACAAGCATCACCCCTACAAAACAACATAAGATCATCAGCAAAAGCAAGGTGAGAGATTTTCAGGTTAGCGCACCTTGGGTGGAAGTTGAAGTCCGTACTTCTCGTTTTGACCTTGAGCATCCTCGAGAAGTACTCCATGCAAAGGGTGAAGAGCATAGGGGACATTGGGTCCCCTTGGCGCAAGCCCCTCTTCCCTTCAAAATATCCGTGCCACACCCCATTCACGGAAACGGAGAAGGAGGCAGTTCTCACGCATTCCATGATCCATCCAGCAAAAATCGGCGGAAACCCGAGACCATCAAGGACTTCTTGCAGAAAGTCCCAGCTGACCGTATCATAAGCTTTTCGAATATCCACCATGATCATGCACCTCGGTGATATTCGTTTCCTTGCATATCCCCGAATCAGCTCTTGCGCCATCAAGATATTCTCAGATATGGACCTTCCTTTCACAAAGGCACCTTGCGTCGGGTCAATTAAGTCAGGAAGGACCACCGCCATTCTTGCCGCCAAGATTTTGGTGACAATCTTGTAGATGACGTTACAACAAGCAATTGGCCGGAAATCCTCCGCTCTCAGATCATGAGTTTTCTTTGGAATAAGCGCAATCTAAGTATGGTTCCACTGTTTTAGGAGCTGCCCGTTCCTAAAAAACTCTCGAACCGCCTCCGTCACCAGGACCCCCACCGTGCTCCATTTCGATTTGAAGAAGGCTGCCGTGTAGCCATCCGACCCTGGTGATTTATCATTACCCATGGAGAACAAAGCCTCTCGGATTTCTTGCGCAGAGATCGACGCCGCGAGCCCCGCAGCCTGATTCGCCGTGATGTGCTCCCCTTGTTCAAAGTACAATTCCACCGTGCGTTCCCTTTCGCGGACTCTCCCGAACAAGCCCGAGAAAAAATCCACAAAGAGCCTCCCAACTTGATCGAGGGAGTGCGTCAGGGCTCCGTTACTGTCTAAGATGGCCGAAATGGAGGTGGCTGCATTCCTCTTGTTTATCAGCTCATGGAAGTACTTGGACCCCTTATCAGCTTCAACAAGGTGGGTCGTATTAAGCTTCTGCGCAAAGAACTGCCTCTCGGCCTCCAAAAGGAACACGGCTTTCGCCTTCAGAGCCCGCAAGGTTGTTCTTTCATCCTCCCCGGCATTAATCACATCAAAGTTTTCTTGTGCCTCCGCTAACACATCCTTTGCTGACTTAACCCTCTCCGAAATATGACTGAAGTTCTGTCGGTTCAGCTTTCTTAGAGGCCCCTTCAACGCCTTGAGTTTCTTGGAGAGTATCAACTGTTTGGACCCATCCATCACTTCGGCCCAAGGACCATTAAGTGTAGTATCAAACTCGGGGTGTTTGAGCCACATGTTGAGAAACTTAAACGGCTTCTTCCCCGTGTTCTCGGCCATGGAAGTCGTGACAATCACAGGGGAGTGATCCGAACACCATTCCATTCGGCCAAAGATAGCCATACAAGTGATGCCATTTTGGAGCCAACCATCATTGATCAGCACACGGTCAAGTTTAGCTTCCATGTGCCCGTTGGTCCAAGTAAAATCTCGCCCGAACGACGGGCAGTCCGTGAGGTCAAGATTCATGCAGCACGCTTCAAAGTCCCTCACATCATATCGCGAGAGATCCGCACCACCCCTTCGCTCGGAAGCCGCAAGGGTAGCGTTGAAGTCACCCACAACAAGCCATGGTTCAGAAATAGCCGACCCCAACCTTTGCAAACCATTCCATAGCGGTCTTCTGGTGACCACCGAATACAAACCATAGACAAAGGTGCAAAGCACCTTCACCTGTGAGATCTTACATACAAGCAAGCAGTGGATGAACTGAGGGGCCGTTTCCAAGATCAAGCAATCCACTCTCGCAAAATCCCAAACAACAATCATCCTTCCTCCATCAACATCATGAAAATTCGTGGAGAATTTCCAGTTACCTCTTCTATTCAACACAAAACGGTTAGCTTTTTCCAAAGTCAGTTTTGTTTCAAGGAGACAACAAACTGACAACTGATTATTCTTGATGAAGTCCCAGACTTCCTTCATTTTGAGGGGTTGATTCAAACCCCTCACATTCCAGCTTCCAATCTTCATCGACAACGGAAGGTGGGTACTTGCCAACCACCGCCGCCAGCCACCAAATTATTCCCTGATGGCGAGgacttcttgttcttcttcttcttcttgccagaactctttttcttcttcttgcggCCCGGTGTCGTAGCATTGTTCTGTTTGACAGCGGGCGTAGAGCAGCCCGTGTCCTCCACTACCGCTGCGTTAGCCGCGACCAAGTGCGGAAATGGTTCCATAAGTGAGCTGTCTCCATATCCGGGCTCATTAGGATCCACAAAGGTAGATTCGCTGCCCCTCTCCATCTCGGCAGCTTCGGCCATAGTACCAAAGGCTGCCTGTTCACCGTTTTGTTCGGCCGTAGAGTTCGCATGCTCGCTAGCATCTGCACCCACACGTTCAAGTTCATCGGTTGGTGGATTATCATTCAAATCAGCATTCACGGGCTTGTTCAGTCCCTCATTCAAGCCATCAACCGTGGTAGGAGTCTCTTTATCGGGCAGTTGCTCAGTCTCTCCAACAACATTATTCGTTGCGACTTCCTCTTCCCCGGCATTCATCGGTGAGTCGACATTGACATTGTCACGCGGGGCTTCACCCGCACCATTGTTCTCCTCGGCTCGCTGTCTCAGGTTGTTCTCCACCCGGCTCAAGGGGCATTCTTTAGTGACATGCTTTCCACTTCCACAGCGAGAACAGAACATTGGCAGGTTCTCATAAACAATCGGCTGCTCAAACACATCTCCCCCCGGGAGCTTAATGGACACATGGTCTGGCTGTTCAGTCGAGCAATCCACCTCAACAAGGATACGGGCAAACGTAGACTTCTTCATCTCCTTGGTAAACCTGTCACGCATCAACGGCTTTCCAAGGTTGGCCGCAATTTTGCTCAAGGCATTAAGATGCCAGCACGGCTTGGGGAGCCACGGCATCCGGATCCAGACCGGCATCTTGCAATAATCCTCATATGCTAGTCTCGCACCTTCGGGTGGAATGTGGAGCAGAAGTCTTTTTCCAAAGAGCGCATAAGGACCACCATCCAGCACAAACTGCCTATCTTCTTCTTTCAGAAACCAAAACAGCACGTGGCCATTGAGGAGGTTCTCGGCTTTGCAGTTTAGGCTCCAAGACTTCACCAAACCATCCACAGCTCTCATGCCAGGGAATCTGCCCGCAAATCTGCCCAGCAGACGGAAACTCCACACATCTTCGAGAACCAAGACGTCATCCACACCAAGGTCAATGATCCCATCAGTTTTCTCCAAGTCCAGGAGGTTGCACTCGTCACCCTCCAATTCTTGCAGATTATTGAACGGAATCGGAGGGTTAAGAGGCCCTTGCTCAACTTGAACATTCCGTCTTGGGACCCAAGTATGTTGTCTTGCGCCAACTGCAGATCCCCTCGCTCTCGAGTTCACATCGGCGGCATCGGCAGCAACTCTCGTAGGTGCGGGCTCGGGCCTCGGGCGCACGGCTCCCGTGTGGCCGGTTTCCGTTGCTTCAACAGTCGACGCCCCGACAGTCGCTCGTGTTGGAGCGACCGCGGGGCTCCTCGGACGCACAGCAGCAACACGGCCAGAACCAGCCATCTCACATTCAGACAAGGAGGCCATCTCACTCACCAAGCACCGGTACTCACAGGCAGTTTATCAGGTTATCACACTCAACACCAATCGGTACCCTCAGGCGGTTTATCCGGTCAAGCACAAAGCAAGCGCCGTTATACACAGATACACGGCGAGGATCAGCGGGTTACCTGATTGCGGGCGTCTCGCACTGTCGTCGTGGTCGCGTCGGGTAAAAGAGCCGAAACCCTTCGCAAACCCTAGCGTGTATACTGAACACGCGGACAAGTTGCGACAGCGCCGATAATCTCCTTCCGAGAACCTTACACCGTGGGCGGACAGCAACAGCGTCGATAGTTTCCTTCCGAGAACACTACGACGCGGACGAACAGCGACAGCGCCGAAAGACTCCTTCCGAAAACCCTAACTAGGGTTTGTGCACCGACCGCCTTAGGATTGCAAAGCCGCTCGGAAACCCTAGCACGATCGTCCGCCAAACTCCGAAGCACAATCGCACCAGTGAATCCGCTCGGTAATCCGTAACACGCTGCCGTTCGTCAACCTCCAAAAGAACGCGAACTCAGAACTCGAACAAAAAATCGAAAACACAGAAACAATACGTAAATCAAACTTTAaacggtaaaaaaaaaaagaaaaagaacgcTCGGATTCCCAATGATCCCTCAAGAAATCCGAAATCCAGTTCGGAAACTAGACTCAGATTACTCTAAGGAACTTCGGAAGAAAGGCCGAAACTCTCATGTTTGGGCATGGCACTCTAGAGAGAAGGCAGAGCATtttttctagagagagaaacacTCTAACCACACTGAGAGCTCTTTCGAGATTCTATGGGTGGTGGTGCATGGCCGTTCTTAGTTGGTGGAGCGATTTGTCTGGTTAATTCCGTTATCGAACGAGACCTCAGCCTGCTAACTAGCTATGCGGAGGTATCCCTCCGCGGCCAGCTTCTTAGAGGGACTACGGCCTTTCAAGCCGCGGAAGTTTGAGGCAATAACAGGTCTGTGATGCCCTTAGATGTTCTGGGCCGCACGCGCGCTACACTGATGTATTCAACGAGCATATAGCCTTGGCCGACAGGCCCGGgtaatctttgaaatttcatcgTGATGGGGATAGATCATTGCAATTGTTGGTCTTCAACGAGGAATTCCTAGTAAGCGCGAGTCATCAGCTCGCGTTGACTACGTCCTTGCCCTTTGTACACACCGCCCGTCGCTCCTACCGATTGAATGATCCGGTGAAGTGTTCGGATCGCGGCGACGTGGGCGGTTCGCTGCCCGCGACGTTGCGAGAAGTCCACTGAACCGGCCCGGCTGACCGGCACCTCAACTACCATACCCCCCctataatagataaaaaaaatacaaaccccAGTGACAGGAGCAGACACGGTTTGTCCCGAAAATCACACGGGGTTTCGGGCCAATCCGGCCAtcttttttccaatttttttgcATGGTCCATTACTTTTGAGTATTTTAGCAAGGTTTGATCAATTAGAATTACATTTGGATGCATCTTTAATTGAAAACGACGATGTCCAATTTTTTTCCGCTGCTGGCCGCACTATGCTAGCTGCTTTAGCCAAGTTGCTTGCGACAGTTGGGCTTGTTATTACAACATATGTCATTTTAGTTGGGCCATTcattaacatatatttgaagctatttaagaaataaatatgacattttggCATGAGAACGATGTTAAACGACGTTGACAAAGGTATAGCACACCGTCGTCGTCAAAAGTACTTGGATGGTTGGCTAGTAAACCTCATAGGCA encodes:
- the LOC116027082 gene encoding uncharacterized protein LOC116027082 — protein: MASLSECEMAGSGRVAAVRPRSPAVAPTRATVGASTVEATETGHTGAVRPRPEPAPTRVAADAADVNSRARGSAVGARQHTWVPRRNVQVEQGPLNPPIPFNNLQELEGDECNLLDLEKTDGIIDLGVDDVLVLEDVWSFRLLGRFAGRFPGMRAVDGLVKSWSLNCKAENLLNGHVLFWFLKEEDRQFVLDGGPYALFGKRLLLHIPPEGARLAYEDYCKMPVWIRMPWLPKPCWHLNALSKIAANLGKPLMRDRFTKEMKKSTFARILVEVDCSTEQPDHVSIKLPGGDVFEQPIVYENLPMFCSRCGSGKHVTKECPLSRVENNLRQRAEENNGAGEAPRDNVNVDSPMNAGEEEVATNNVVGETEQLPDKETPTTVDGLNEGLNKPVNADLNDNPPTDELERVGADASEHANSTAEQNGEQAAFGTMAEAAEMERGSESTFVDPNEPGYGDSSLMEPFPHLVAANAAEVWDFIKNNQLSVCCLLETKLTLEKANRFVLNRRGNWKFSTNFHDVDGGRMIVVWDFARVDCLILETAPQFIHCLLVCKISQVKVLCTFVYGLYSVVTRRPLWNGLQRLGSAISEPWLVVGDFNATLAASERRGGADLSRYDVRDFEACCMNLDLTDCPSFGRDFTWTNGHMEAKLDRVLINDGWLQNGITCMAIFGRMEWCSDHSPVIVTTSMAENTGKKPFKFLNMWLKHPEFDTTLNGPWAEVMDGSKQLILSKKLKALKGPLRKLNRQNFSHISERVKSAKDVLAEAQENFDVINAGEDERTTLRALKAKAVFLLEAERQFFAQKLNTTHLVEADKGSKYFHELINKRNAATSISAILDSNGALTHSLDQVGRLFVDFFSGLFGRVRERERTVELYFEQGEHITANQAAGLAASISAQEIREALFSMGNDKSPGSDGYTAAFFKSKWSTVGVLVTEAVREFFRNGQLLKQWNHT